The DNA sequence ttactactactactataAGTTAGATTCATTCTTCATCTTGTCTAGGGTTATATAAGTTGTGGCTCAACCAGTGACAATGACGCACCTTTTAGACCTTCTTGGAatctttttgattttcttaatgATGTCGTCACCGAAACTCCCGCTTAAAGTCAGTTTCTTCAGGACAGCGCAGTTCCTCAGAAAGAATATAGCTAATTTCATCTGGCTTGATGTTTTTGTTGTGCCTTGTGTCACAAGCTCAACATACTTGAGAGATGATACGAAACACTGCGGCACAGAGGAGAGTTTCATTGGGCATCCCTCTTTATCAAACTCAAATTCCTGACTCAAACAAAGAGGTAGTTAAGTTTCTATGGGATTATGCAAACTTTTTGCATAGAAGAATAATAAAGACGCACCAGGACGAGTGTGTGTAGACTCGGGCAGCAACAAAGAAAGGTTGGCAGCAATTCCCAAAACGACTCAAGGAAATAAACTTTTAACCAAGACAAGTCAAAGAACTGAGGCAACGGTTCCACTTTTGAGTAATTATGAATGACCTGTGTTtacaatattcaaaaaaaaatgtaatgataataatcatgcatttttgtattatttataaactgtTATTGGAATCAAACATCATGAGTGTGCCTACCTGTAGAGTAACAGAAGAGATCTCCATGCCGCAGACTGTGGATATACTGGTGAGGAAATTACGGATCATAGTCCTCTtggaatcatcatcatcatcatcatcatcatcaccatcatcatcatcatca is a window from the Raphanus sativus cultivar WK10039 unplaced genomic scaffold, ASM80110v3 Scaffold3884, whole genome shotgun sequence genome containing:
- the LOC108831117 gene encoding F-box/FBD/LRR-repeat protein At1g16930 isoform X1 encodes the protein MRLDRVRYDQSSESGESNLETLVASCPVLEKLTVIRDRFELLEIMRVRSASLKSFVLGIEDYEVGLLGEDHVVEIDAPRLELMSLCDQLSRIVVIHSIAPCAVVKIDVNFDGKDGYALLYQDDDDDDDDDGDDDDDDDDDSKRTMIRNFLTSISTVCGMEISSVTLQVIHNYSKVEPLPQFFDLSWLKVYFLESFWELLPTFLCCCPSLHTLVLEFEFDKEGCPMKLSSVPQCFVSSLKYVELVTQGTTKTSSQMKLAIFFLRNCAVLKKLTLSGSFGDDIIKKIKKIPRRSKRCVIVTG
- the LOC108831117 gene encoding F-box/FBD/LRR-repeat protein At1g16930 isoform X2 translates to MRLDRVRYDQSSESGESNLETLVASCPVLEKLTVIRDRFELLEIMRVRSASLKSFVLGIEDYEVGLLGEDHVVEIDAPRLELMSLCDQLSRIVVIHSIAPCAVVKIDVNFDGKDGYALLYQDDDDDDDDDGDDDDDDDDDSKRTMIRNFLTSISTVCGMEISSVTLQVIHNYSKVEPLPQFFDLSWLKVYFLESFWELLPTFLCCCPSLHTLVLEFEFDKEGCPMKLSSVPQCFVSSLKYVELVTQGTTKTSSQMKLAIFFLRNCAVLKKLTLSGSFGDDIIKKIKKIPRRSKRGL